A portion of the Thermus oshimai DSM 12092 genome contains these proteins:
- a CDS encoding SufE family protein, with the protein MVPPKLQAALDLIKSLPRELKTQVLLDYAKKVPPPPPGVELERVHECQTPFFLHAGVEGGKVKLFFHVPDEAPTVKAFAGLLLELEGESPEAVLAIPPDFYRGAGLEELLTPLRLRGLEAALERLKAQVRRALDGKG; encoded by the coding sequence ATGGTGCCCCCTAAGCTTCAGGCCGCCTTGGACCTCATCAAGAGCCTCCCCCGGGAGCTCAAGACCCAGGTCCTCCTGGACTACGCTAAAAAGGTCCCGCCCCCACCCCCTGGGGTGGAGCTGGAAAGGGTCCACGAGTGCCAGACCCCCTTCTTCCTGCACGCGGGGGTGGAAGGGGGGAAGGTAAAGCTCTTCTTCCACGTGCCCGACGAGGCCCCCACGGTGAAGGCCTTCGCGGGGCTCCTTTTGGAGCTGGAAGGGGAAAGCCCGGAAGCGGTCCTCGCCATCCCCCCCGATTTCTACCGGGGGGCGGGGCTGGAGGAGCTCCTCACCCCCTTGAGGCTTAGGGGCCTCGAGGCCGCCCTGGAGCGGCTCAAGGCCCAGGTGCGCAGGGCCCTTGACGGGAAGGGGTAA
- a CDS encoding SDR family oxidoreductase, which produces MGGMKVALVSGASRGIGKAIAEALHREGYGVGLLARDEGGLRAVAEALGERALPLVGDVRKAEDWARAVAALKEAFGGLDVLVNNAGIGIFKPLEELSEGELREVLEVNLVGPFLGLKAALPLLKEREGVVVNIASLAGKNPFKGGAAYNASKFGLLGLMGAAMLELRGEGVRVVNVLPGSVDTGFSGNAPGQAWKLAPEDVAEAVLFALRLPKRALPSEMELRPTRPQGR; this is translated from the coding sequence ATGGGGGGCATGAAGGTGGCCCTGGTAAGCGGCGCCAGCCGCGGCATCGGCAAGGCCATCGCGGAGGCCCTCCACCGGGAGGGGTACGGGGTGGGCCTCCTGGCCCGGGACGAAGGGGGGCTAAGGGCGGTGGCGGAAGCCCTGGGGGAAAGGGCCCTCCCCCTGGTGGGGGACGTGCGGAAGGCGGAGGACTGGGCCCGGGCGGTGGCCGCCCTAAAGGAGGCCTTTGGGGGCCTGGACGTCCTGGTGAATAACGCCGGCATCGGGATCTTCAAGCCCCTGGAAGAGCTTTCCGAAGGGGAGCTAAGGGAGGTCTTGGAGGTCAACCTGGTAGGGCCCTTCCTGGGGCTCAAAGCCGCCCTCCCCCTCCTCAAGGAGCGGGAAGGGGTGGTGGTGAACATCGCAAGCCTGGCAGGGAAAAACCCCTTCAAGGGGGGCGCGGCCTACAACGCCAGCAAGTTCGGCCTCCTGGGCCTCATGGGGGCGGCCATGCTGGAGCTGAGGGGGGAGGGGGTGCGGGTGGTGAACGTCCTGCCCGGCTCGGTGGACACCGGCTTTTCCGGGAACGCCCCGGGCCAGGCCTGGAAGCTTGCCCCGGAAGACGTGGCCGAGGCGGTCCTCTTCGCCTTAAGGCTTCCCAAACGGGCCCTCCCCTCGGAGATGGAACTGAGGCCCACCCGGCCCCAGGGGCGGTAG
- a CDS encoding vWA domain-containing protein: MKLLAPEALSLLLLVGFLALALWKGPKKAPLPHPLARLLKEAAQEGKKPLRWLPQALFLLALFLLVLGAARPLLPLPGAVGDRVAILVIDVSRSMMAPDLKPNRLEAAKEAARAFLEEAPKGLRVGLVIFSGSAQTVHPPILDRKRLRASLESLEFGRSTAIGEGILEALRGIEAAGGKGVIVLLTDGRNRTGVDPLEAAGEAARMGVPIHAIGVGVPGWTPSPEDPVMGFGFFAGAFEVDEELLWAIGELTGGSHHLVTSTEALKALYRKLAAEMKLEVVRVEATGLFGLLGGFLALLSLGLRRFLFPL; the protein is encoded by the coding sequence GTGAAGCTTTTGGCTCCGGAGGCCCTAAGCCTCCTGCTCCTCGTGGGGTTTTTAGCCCTGGCCCTCTGGAAGGGGCCCAAGAAGGCCCCCCTCCCCCATCCCTTGGCCCGCCTGCTCAAGGAGGCGGCCCAGGAAGGGAAGAAGCCCCTTAGGTGGCTGCCCCAGGCCCTCTTCCTCCTGGCCCTCTTTCTCCTCGTCCTGGGGGCGGCCCGGCCCCTTCTCCCCCTGCCGGGCGCGGTGGGGGACCGGGTGGCCATCCTGGTCATCGACGTGAGCCGGAGCATGATGGCCCCGGACCTGAAGCCGAACCGCCTCGAGGCCGCCAAGGAGGCCGCCCGGGCCTTCCTGGAAGAGGCCCCCAAGGGGCTTCGGGTGGGGCTTGTGATCTTCTCCGGCTCCGCCCAGACCGTCCACCCCCCCATCCTGGACCGGAAGCGCCTTAGGGCCAGCCTGGAGAGCCTCGAGTTCGGGCGCTCCACGGCCATCGGGGAGGGCATCCTCGAGGCCCTAAGGGGCATAGAGGCCGCAGGGGGCAAGGGGGTCATCGTCCTCCTCACGGACGGCCGGAACCGCACCGGGGTAGACCCCCTGGAGGCCGCGGGGGAAGCGGCCCGCATGGGGGTGCCCATCCACGCCATCGGGGTGGGGGTGCCCGGCTGGACCCCCAGCCCCGAGGACCCGGTCATGGGCTTCGGCTTCTTCGCGGGGGCCTTTGAGGTGGACGAGGAGCTCCTTTGGGCCATAGGGGAGCTCACGGGAGGGAGCCACCACCTGGTGACCTCCACCGAGGCCCTGAAGGCCCTCTACCGGAAGCTGGCGGCGGAGATGAAGCTGGAAGTGGTCCGGGTGGAGGCCACGGGGCTTTTCGGCCTCCTCGGGGGGTTTTTGGCCCTCCTGAGCCTGGGGTTAAGGCGCTTCCTCTTTCCCCTCTAG
- a CDS encoding vWA domain-containing protein, with translation MAFKEPGTLLLGLGLFLLGLLLLVLLLRGGRARLERALEAPFRPRPPGWEWAYPLGLLLLLLAAGRPEATLPWRENRTQVVLVVDTSHSMAADDEAPSRLERAKALARAFLQGLDPTVRAGLVSFGPQAVILLPPSTERTALLEALEGLRPGGVSPLAQGLDQALKALGEAIGPERDLPEAKPPRAVLLFSDGAANAGGDPLERAPRFRQAGIPLFVRPLGDPRGTVSRIGEGLFFVPADPARLLRLAQATGGEALGEDFRPLYRHLRPSWAWRARPIELSQGLLVLAFFLLAFGGYRRVALEGRLP, from the coding sequence GTGGCCTTCAAGGAGCCGGGGACCCTCCTTCTCGGCCTAGGGCTCTTCCTCCTGGGCCTTCTCCTCCTTGTGCTCCTCCTGCGCGGGGGCCGGGCCCGGTTGGAACGGGCCCTGGAGGCCCCCTTCCGCCCCAGGCCCCCAGGGTGGGAGTGGGCCTACCCCCTGGGCCTCCTCCTTCTCCTCCTGGCCGCGGGCCGGCCGGAGGCCACCCTCCCCTGGCGGGAGAACCGGACCCAGGTGGTGCTGGTGGTGGACACCAGCCACTCCATGGCCGCGGACGACGAGGCCCCAAGCCGCCTGGAACGGGCCAAGGCCCTGGCCAGGGCCTTCCTCCAGGGCCTGGACCCCACGGTGAGGGCGGGGCTCGTAAGCTTCGGCCCCCAGGCGGTGATCCTCCTGCCCCCAAGCACCGAGCGGACCGCCCTCCTCGAGGCCTTAGAGGGGCTTCGGCCCGGCGGGGTGAGCCCCCTGGCCCAGGGCCTGGACCAGGCCCTGAAGGCCCTGGGGGAGGCCATAGGCCCCGAGCGGGACCTGCCCGAGGCCAAGCCCCCTAGGGCCGTCCTCCTCTTCTCCGACGGGGCGGCCAACGCTGGAGGAGACCCCCTGGAGCGGGCCCCCCGCTTCCGGCAGGCGGGCATCCCCCTCTTCGTGCGCCCCTTAGGGGACCCCAGGGGGACGGTGAGCCGCATCGGGGAAGGGCTTTTCTTCGTGCCCGCGGACCCCGCCCGCCTCCTCCGCCTGGCCCAGGCCACGGGCGGGGAGGCCCTGGGGGAGGACTTCCGGCCCCTGTACCGCCACCTAAGGCCCTCCTGGGCCTGGCGGGCGAGGCCCATAGAGCTCAGCCAGGGCCTCCTCGTCTTGGCCTTTTTCCTCCTGGCCTTCGGCGGGTACCGGAGGGTGGCCCTGGAAGGGAGGTTGCCGTGA
- a CDS encoding DUF58 domain-containing protein → METPEALLRRLELKVVRPLDGLLFGDYRGVFYGRSLELAEISPYHPGDELERIDWPATARTGTLHVRRFREEKELTLWLLLDGGPTVRFGSRRREKYALGLELALAFAYIALRHGNRVGGVVSGRLLPPKGGRAQALALAEAALKAAEDPAPLGERLDLLGRVARRRGLLFVFSDFLDEFALPLGRLAARHDLVAVLLEDPLERELPEGVWRFRDPRTGEVVEVDALDPRVRAAYRARAEALRKARLEALRRAGAEVVLASTEMDLVPLILGFVERRRRWPSRSRGPSFSA, encoded by the coding sequence ATGGAGACGCCCGAGGCCCTGCTGCGGAGGCTTGAGCTCAAGGTGGTCCGGCCCCTGGATGGGCTTCTGTTCGGGGACTACCGGGGGGTCTTCTACGGTCGGAGCCTGGAGCTCGCCGAGATCAGCCCCTACCACCCGGGGGACGAGCTGGAGCGCATAGACTGGCCGGCCACCGCCCGCACGGGCACCCTCCACGTGCGCCGCTTCCGGGAGGAAAAGGAGCTCACCCTCTGGCTCCTCCTGGACGGGGGGCCCACGGTGCGCTTCGGCTCCAGGAGGCGGGAGAAGTACGCCCTGGGCCTCGAGCTGGCCCTGGCCTTCGCCTACATCGCCCTGAGGCACGGGAACCGGGTGGGGGGGGTGGTCTCGGGCCGGCTCCTCCCCCCGAAGGGGGGCCGGGCCCAGGCCCTGGCCCTGGCCGAGGCCGCCCTGAAGGCGGCGGAAGACCCCGCGCCCTTAGGGGAGCGCCTGGACCTCCTGGGGCGGGTGGCCCGGAGGCGGGGGCTTCTTTTCGTCTTCTCGGACTTTCTGGACGAGTTCGCCCTGCCCCTGGGCCGGCTTGCCGCCCGGCACGACCTGGTGGCCGTCCTGCTGGAGGACCCCCTGGAGCGGGAGCTCCCCGAGGGGGTCTGGCGCTTCCGGGACCCAAGGACGGGGGAGGTGGTGGAGGTGGACGCCCTGGACCCCAGGGTGCGCGCCGCCTACCGCGCCCGGGCGGAGGCCCTTAGGAAAGCCCGCCTGGAAGCCCTCAGGCGGGCGGGGGCGGAGGTGGTCTTAGCCTCCACGGAGATGGACCTCGTCCCCCTCATCCTGGGGTTTGTGGAAAGGAGGCGGAGGTGGCCTTCAAGGAGCCGGGGACCCTCCTTCTCGGCCTAG
- a CDS encoding AAA family ATPase: MREEGENPFEGAKERLQELLKEVKRVIVGQDLLLERMLVALLAGGHLLIEGVPGLAKTLAVKTLAEALGGRFKRIQFTPDLVPADLLGTRVYNPKEGTFSTELGPIFAHLLLADEINRAPAKVQSALLEAMQERQVTIGRETYPLPKPFLVLATQNPIESEGTYPLPEAQLDRFLLKVVVDYPAFHEELQIVERMTRGEAPEVREVLSLEELLALSRLSRQVYVHPKVAEHAVELVQATRKPEKELRPYLAFGASPRASLALVQGAKALALLRGRAYALPEDVRDLFKDALRHRLVLSYQALAEGVGPDALLERILEAFPPPFVPLRDPYGDARGPAAEA, encoded by the coding sequence ATGCGGGAGGAAGGGGAAAACCCCTTTGAGGGGGCTAAGGAACGGCTTCAGGAACTCCTGAAGGAGGTCAAGCGGGTCATCGTGGGCCAGGACCTCCTTTTGGAGAGGATGCTGGTGGCCCTCCTGGCCGGGGGGCACCTCCTCATCGAGGGGGTGCCGGGCCTGGCCAAAACCCTGGCGGTGAAGACCCTGGCCGAGGCCCTGGGGGGGCGGTTCAAACGGATCCAGTTCACCCCGGACCTGGTGCCCGCGGACCTCCTGGGCACCCGGGTCTACAACCCCAAGGAAGGAACCTTCTCCACGGAGCTGGGGCCCATCTTCGCCCACCTCCTCCTGGCGGACGAGATCAACCGCGCCCCCGCCAAGGTGCAGTCGGCCCTCCTGGAGGCCATGCAGGAGCGGCAGGTGACCATCGGCCGGGAGACCTACCCCCTCCCCAAACCCTTCCTGGTGCTGGCCACGCAAAACCCCATTGAGAGCGAGGGCACCTACCCCCTGCCCGAGGCCCAGCTGGACCGCTTCCTCCTCAAGGTGGTGGTGGACTACCCAGCCTTCCACGAGGAGCTCCAGATCGTAGAGCGCATGACCCGGGGGGAGGCCCCGGAGGTCCGGGAGGTCCTCTCCCTGGAGGAGCTCCTGGCCCTTTCCCGGCTCTCCCGCCAGGTCTACGTCCACCCCAAGGTGGCGGAGCACGCGGTGGAGCTGGTGCAGGCCACCCGGAAGCCGGAAAAGGAGCTTAGGCCCTACCTGGCCTTCGGGGCAAGCCCCAGGGCCTCCCTGGCCCTGGTCCAGGGGGCCAAGGCCCTGGCCCTCCTCCGGGGCCGGGCCTACGCCCTTCCCGAGGACGTGCGCGACCTCTTTAAGGACGCCCTGCGCCACCGCCTGGTCCTCTCCTACCAGGCCCTGGCGGAGGGGGTGGGGCCGGACGCTCTGCTGGAGCGGATCCTGGAGGCCTTTCCCCCGCCTTTTGTGCCCCTAAGGGACCCCTATGGAGACGCCCGAGGCCCTGCTGCGGAGGCTTGA
- a CDS encoding zinc-dependent alcohol dehydrogenase, giving the protein MKALLYTPSLPRFFAARALGKRFPVRALPLALKELPPPERPGFRRVRVLLSGVCGSDLALLYGKSPPSLSPFFSFPAVLGHEILGEVEGVRVAVNPLLACLERGLPPCPMCQQGEEGLCQNLAEGALAPGMLGYNRDLPGGWGEWTLAREERLYPIPEGVPDERAVFAEPLAVVLRGLRRFQPWPEEVLILGMGTIGLLTLRLLRALGYGGRVYAVAKHPHQAEKARAFGADRVFGSAREALEERARRYRYLLFEGHRGGYRGVVEASGSGRGFREALALAAEGGRVLLLGAPGVEWADLSPFWFKEVGLVGSYTYTREEFREAVALLPELSGLEGLVGGVFPLEAWPEALLSKGKALFRPNVA; this is encoded by the coding sequence ATGAAGGCCCTCCTCTACACCCCCTCCCTCCCCCGCTTCTTCGCCGCCCGCGCCCTAGGCAAGCGCTTTCCCGTCAGGGCCCTGCCCCTTGCGCTAAAGGAACTGCCCCCGCCGGAAAGGCCGGGCTTCCGGCGGGTGCGGGTCCTCCTAAGCGGGGTCTGCGGCTCGGACCTGGCCCTCCTCTACGGGAAAAGCCCCCCCTCCCTAAGCCCCTTCTTCTCCTTCCCCGCCGTCCTCGGCCACGAGATCCTGGGGGAGGTGGAAGGGGTGAGGGTGGCGGTGAACCCCCTTCTGGCCTGCCTCGAGCGCGGCCTTCCCCCCTGCCCCATGTGCCAGCAGGGGGAGGAAGGGCTTTGCCAGAACCTGGCGGAAGGGGCCCTGGCCCCGGGGATGCTGGGCTACAACCGCGACCTCCCGGGGGGCTGGGGGGAGTGGACCCTGGCCCGGGAGGAGCGGCTTTACCCCATCCCAGAAGGGGTGCCCGATGAGCGGGCCGTTTTTGCCGAGCCCCTGGCGGTGGTCCTGAGGGGGCTAAGGCGCTTCCAGCCCTGGCCCGAGGAGGTCCTCATCCTGGGCATGGGCACCATCGGCCTCCTCACCCTTAGGCTCCTCCGGGCCCTAGGGTACGGCGGCCGGGTGTACGCGGTGGCCAAGCACCCTCACCAGGCGGAAAAGGCCCGGGCCTTCGGGGCGGACCGGGTCTTTGGGAGCGCCAGGGAGGCCCTGGAGGAACGGGCCCGGCGCTACCGCTACCTCCTCTTCGAGGGGCACCGGGGGGGGTACAGGGGGGTGGTGGAGGCCTCGGGCAGCGGCCGGGGCTTCCGCGAGGCCCTGGCCCTGGCGGCGGAAGGGGGAAGGGTCCTCCTCCTGGGGGCCCCGGGGGTGGAGTGGGCGGACCTCTCCCCCTTCTGGTTCAAGGAGGTGGGCCTGGTGGGGAGCTACACCTACACCCGGGAGGAGTTCCGGGAGGCGGTGGCCCTCCTGCCCGAGCTTTCCGGGCTGGAAGGCCTGGTGGGGGGGGTCTTCCCCCTGGAGGCCTGGCCGGAGGCCCTTTTGAGCAAGGGGAAAGCCCTCTTCCGCCCAAATGTGGCCTAG
- a CDS encoding class II aldolase/adducin family protein has translation MWTYLIHGDPSPSVQAFLEELGKALEAQGFRLELTEEAPNLVLNAIRKEAPRPYRRKAQATFVASVLELPQKPGDPIRELYPYLVRALSNVLLAYVPGDGVTFLTLELGHYEEKEGEGFYERVAARLRPIACSRLVLNNVFIPDLEPELWQGDELTESMHRAGKKLKEWDLLPAPFPIEEILPPEDLRHVKRLYGIGGLSYGNLSVRKDETRFWMSASGVDKANLREIGRDILMVKGYDPEQNAILLSVPPHVEPRRVSVDAIEHWMIYREHPGVGAILHVHAWMEGVPATPFNYPCGTYELAQAVAEKVREAKDPTRAVVGLKNHGLTITGRSLDEILERIEGKLLRTVPMT, from the coding sequence ATGTGGACCTACCTCATCCACGGTGACCCTTCCCCCAGCGTCCAGGCGTTCTTGGAAGAGCTCGGAAAAGCCCTGGAGGCCCAGGGCTTCCGCCTAGAGCTCACGGAGGAGGCCCCCAACCTGGTGCTGAACGCCATCCGCAAGGAGGCCCCCAGGCCCTACCGCCGGAAGGCCCAGGCCACCTTCGTGGCCTCGGTGCTGGAACTCCCCCAAAAGCCGGGAGACCCCATCCGGGAGCTCTACCCCTACCTGGTGCGGGCCCTCTCCAACGTCCTCCTGGCCTACGTGCCCGGGGATGGGGTGACGTTCCTCACCCTGGAGCTCGGCCACTACGAGGAGAAGGAGGGGGAGGGGTTTTATGAACGGGTGGCCGCGCGCCTTAGGCCCATCGCCTGCAGCCGCCTCGTCCTAAACAACGTCTTCATCCCCGACCTGGAGCCCGAGCTCTGGCAGGGGGACGAGCTCACGGAGAGCATGCACCGCGCGGGGAAGAAGCTCAAGGAGTGGGACCTCCTCCCCGCCCCCTTCCCCATCGAGGAGATCCTCCCCCCTGAGGACCTAAGGCACGTGAAGCGCCTCTACGGCATCGGGGGGCTCTCCTACGGGAACCTCTCCGTGCGCAAGGACGAAACCCGCTTTTGGATGTCCGCCAGCGGCGTGGACAAGGCGAACCTACGGGAGATCGGCCGGGACATCCTCATGGTGAAGGGCTACGACCCCGAGCAAAACGCCATCCTCCTCTCCGTCCCCCCCCACGTGGAGCCCAGGAGGGTGAGCGTGGACGCCATAGAGCACTGGATGATCTACCGGGAGCACCCCGGGGTGGGGGCCATCCTCCACGTGCACGCCTGGATGGAGGGGGTGCCCGCCACCCCCTTCAACTACCCCTGCGGCACCTACGAGCTGGCCCAGGCGGTGGCGGAGAAGGTGCGGGAGGCAAAGGACCCCACCCGGGCGGTGGTGGGCCTCAAGAACCACGGCCTCACCATCACCGGCCGGAGCCTGGACGAGATTCTGGAGCGGATTGAGGGGAAGCTCCTCCGCACCGTGCCCATGACATGA
- a CDS encoding P1 family peptidase: MAEAWRGDEIPLKGLLVGHYTDLEAMTGCTVLLLEEGAVAAVDVRGAAPGTRETDLLAPENTVERVHALLLTGGSAFGLGAAEGVVRFLWERGRGFPTPAGPVPIVPGAVLYDLGRGAVFRPPGLEAGYAACQGASRRVAEGSVGAGTGALAGGVKGGVGLAGYTLEEGFGVGALAAVNSLGRPFDPLTGRLYAEGLLEEAERALLPDLARYRGRREEYRYPLLLGGNTTLAAVFTDAPLTKAQARRLAIMAQDGIARALRPAHTPLDGDLVFALALGDGRGVGLPLLLRLGAYAADALARAIARAVLLAEGLGFPTYRALAAGEGA, encoded by the coding sequence ATGGCGGAAGCTTGGAGGGGGGACGAGATTCCCCTTAAGGGCCTTCTGGTGGGCCATTACACCGACCTCGAGGCCATGACGGGCTGCACGGTCCTCCTCCTGGAGGAGGGCGCGGTGGCCGCGGTGGACGTGCGGGGGGCGGCCCCGGGGACCCGGGAGACGGACCTCCTGGCCCCGGAGAACACCGTGGAGCGGGTCCACGCCCTTCTCCTCACGGGGGGGAGCGCCTTTGGCCTGGGGGCGGCGGAGGGGGTGGTGCGCTTCCTCTGGGAGCGGGGGAGGGGCTTTCCCACCCCCGCGGGCCCCGTGCCCATCGTGCCGGGGGCGGTGCTTTACGACCTCGGCCGGGGGGCGGTCTTCCGGCCCCCAGGCCTCGAGGCGGGCTACGCCGCCTGCCAGGGGGCCAGCCGGAGGGTGGCCGAGGGGAGCGTGGGGGCGGGGACGGGGGCCCTGGCGGGCGGGGTGAAGGGCGGGGTGGGCCTTGCGGGGTACACCCTGGAGGAGGGCTTTGGGGTGGGGGCTTTGGCGGCGGTGAACAGCCTGGGCCGCCCCTTTGACCCCCTCACCGGAAGGCTCTACGCGGAAGGCCTCCTGGAGGAGGCGGAGCGGGCCCTCCTGCCCGACCTCGCCCGCTACCGGGGGCGGCGGGAGGAGTACCGGTACCCGCTCCTCCTGGGCGGGAACACCACCTTGGCCGCGGTCTTCACCGACGCCCCCCTCACCAAGGCCCAGGCCCGGCGCCTGGCCATCATGGCCCAGGACGGGATCGCCCGGGCCCTCCGCCCCGCCCACACCCCCCTGGACGGGGACCTGGTCTTCGCCCTGGCCCTGGGGGACGGGCGCGGGGTGGGGCTTCCCCTCCTGCTGCGCCTTGGGGCCTACGCCGCGGATGCCCTGGCCCGGGCCATCGCCCGCGCGGTGCTCCTCGCGGAGGGCCTGGGCTTTCCCACCTACCGGGCCCTAGCGGCCGGGGAAGGGGCTTAG